One genomic region from Kamptonema formosum PCC 6407 encodes:
- the miaA gene encoding tRNA (adenosine(37)-N6)-dimethylallyltransferase MiaA has translation MSEVTTGLIVICGATATGKSGLALALAHRLESAILSADSRQVYREFNIGTAKPTKRDRELVPHYLIDICDPTETLTVADYQQQAQILIEKFHQSNTMPLLVGGTGLYIKSVVQGLKIPRVAPVPELRSQLTALGQHQCYAMLQQVDAIAASKIHANDPVRTLRALEVFYVTGRTISEQQGENPPTYPILQIGLDSEAGLGDRIQQRTEEMLASGWLDEVQFLCDKYGFDLPLLNTLGYQEMKQYLSGNISLVEAKNLTVLHTRQFAKRQRTWFKAYPQIEWFDADMPDLLDKVWQRVQQFIYIDYRAKQ, from the coding sequence ATGTCTGAAGTGACGACAGGTTTAATTGTAATTTGTGGTGCGACGGCTACGGGAAAGTCGGGACTGGCTTTAGCCTTGGCTCACAGGCTAGAAAGTGCGATACTTAGTGCAGACTCGCGCCAAGTCTACCGCGAGTTTAACATCGGTACGGCGAAACCAACGAAGCGCGATCGCGAGTTAGTACCGCACTATTTAATTGATATCTGCGATCCTACAGAAACTTTGACAGTAGCAGATTACCAACAACAAGCTCAAATCTTAATTGAAAAGTTCCATCAGTCTAACACTATGCCGCTGTTAGTGGGGGGAACTGGCTTATATATTAAATCAGTCGTGCAGGGTTTGAAGATTCCCAGAGTCGCACCCGTACCAGAATTGCGATCGCAACTTACCGCACTAGGTCAACATCAATGTTACGCTATGCTGCAACAAGTCGATGCGATCGCAGCCAGCAAAATTCACGCCAACGATCCAGTCAGAACCTTAAGAGCCTTAGAAGTATTTTATGTCACAGGGCGTACAATTTCCGAGCAGCAAGGCGAAAACCCGCCAACTTATCCGATTTTACAGATAGGTTTAGATTCTGAAGCTGGATTAGGCGATCGCATTCAACAACGCACGGAGGAAATGCTAGCATCTGGTTGGCTAGATGAAGTACAATTTTTGTGCGATAAATACGGCTTTGACTTACCCCTACTAAACACGCTAGGTTATCAAGAAATGAAGCAATATTTATCTGGTAACATTAGTCTGGTTGAAGCTAAAAATCTCACAGTGTTGCATACGCGGCAATTTGCCAAACGTCAGCGGACTTGGTTTAAAGCCTATCCTCAAATTGAATGGTTTGATGCTGATATGCCAGATTTGTTAGATAAAGTGTGGCAGCGAGTGCAACAATTTATCTATATTGATTATAGGGCTAAACAATGA